The nucleotide sequence CCCGATGCCGCGGGCAGCGACCTGCGCGCGCAACCGGTATCCGTCGTCGTTGACCTGCTCGATCAGCCGGAGGATCTCCCGGAACTTCTGCGGGTTGGTGGTGCTCTGCGCCAGGGACAGCGACATGGGGCGTCCGGAGGCCTCCATCATGGCGCGCACCAGGCGCGCGTCCGGGCCCAGGTCGTCGTCCCAGTCGGTGACCAGCTGCAGCACGCCCTTGCCGGTGCGCCCGATGGCGGCGGCGATCGCGGTGAGCTCCTCCATGCCTGCGTCGTAGGTGGGGGTCAGCTCGCCGGAGATGCTCTTGTGGTTGAGCGTGCGCGAGGTGCTGAAGCCCAGGGCGCCGGCCTCGATGCCCTCCGCGGCCAGCTTGGCCATCAGGGCGATCTCCTCGCCGGTGGCCATCTCGTGCGCAGCGGCACGGGCACCCATGGCCCGCACCCGCACTGCGGCGTGCGGAACCTGCGCGGCGAGGTCGATGTCGTGCGGGCGGCGCTCCACCGCGTCGAGGTACTCCGGGAACGACTGCCAGTCCCAGGCCAGACCCTCGGCCAGCGCGACACCAGGGATGTCCTCCACGCCCTCCATCAGCTCGATCAGCCGGTCGTGGTCGGCGGGCACCACGGGGGCGAAGCCGACACCGCAGTTGCCCATCACGGCGGTGGTGACGCCGTGCCAGGAGGAGGGCTGCATCCGGTCGTCCCAGGTGGACTGGCCGTCGTAGTGGGTGTGCACGTCCACGAAGCCGGGCGCCACCACGGCGCCGTCGGCGTCGATCTCCTGCCGGCCGGTCCCCGAGACCGCGCCGACCTCCACCACGATGCCGTCGCGCACCGCAACGTCGGCGGTGAAGGCAGGCGCCCCGGTGCCGTCGACGACGCTGCCACCTCGGATGACGAGATCGTGCTCGGACACTGGCCTGCTCCTCTGATCAACTAGCTCGACTATGCCGGTTAGACATAGGCAGCAGTGGAACAGACCGCCTGGTGCGCGTCAAGGGTGCCGGACGGCGGCGCGGCAGTGCTTGACCACTGGTGGAACTGGTGCAACTATGCCGAAATTGCATAGTTCGCCCCGTACCTGTGACCGGCTCGTGGCGACGGGACCCCACCCGAGAGGACCCACCCATGGCGCTGGACGCCGCGACCACCGACTTCATCGGCCTGATGGCCCAGGCCGGCGGCCCCCCGCTGCACGAGCTCTCCCCCGCCGAGGCCCGCACCAAGCTGGCCGGCCTCGTCCCGATGTTCGGCACCGGCCCGGACGTCGCCGAGGCTCGCACCGAGCAGGTGCCCGGCCCCGGCGGCGACCTCGCGGTCCGGGTGCTGGTCCCGCACGGACGCCCACGCGGCGTCCTCGTCTACTTCCACGGCGGTGGCTGGGTGCTGGGCAGCCTGCCCGAGTACGAGGTTCTCGGGCGTCAGCTCGCCGCCCGCACCGGGTGCACCGTGGCGGTGGTGGACTACCGCCTGGCCCCCGAGCACCCCTACCCGGCCGCGGTCGGTGACGCCTGGGCTGCGCTGCAGTGGGCTTCCGCCACGCTGGCCAGCGCGGGGTCGGGCCCGGCCGGCCTGCCGCTGGTGGTGGCCGGCGACAGCGCCGGGGGCAACCTCGCCGCCATCGTCAGCCGGCACGCCCGCGACGCCGGCGGACCGGACGTGGCGCTGCAGGTGCTGGTGTACCCGGTGACCGACTGCGACCTGGAGAGCGAGTCCTACGTGGACCCGGCCAACCAGGGGATGCTCAACCGCCACACCATGGCCTGGTTCTGGAACCACTACGTCACCGACGAGCAGCGCACCCACCCCGACGTCTCCCCGCTGCGCGCCGCCGACCTCGCCGGGCTCGCGCCGGCGGTGGTGGTCACCGCCGAGCACGACGTGCTGCGCACCGAGGGCGAGGCCTACGCGTCCGCGCTGGCCGAGGCCGGCGTGGACGTGACCCACCGCCGCTTCGACGGCCAGATGCACGGCTTCTTCACCATGGTGAACCTGCTGCCCGGCAGCGCCACGGCCATCGACTTCGTGGCCGAGCAGGTCGGCGCGCACCTGGACCAGGCCGGCACCGCCCCCACCCCCGAGAGCACAGGAGCGCAGCACTGATGGCACCAGCAGAGGTCGACGCCGTGGTGGTGGGAGCGGGGTTCTCCGGGCTCTACATGGTGCACAAGCTGCGCGGGCTCGGGCTGTCGGTGCGTGGCTTCGAGGCCGGGGCCGACGTGGGCGGCACCTGGTACTGGAACCGCTACCCGGGCGCTCGCTGCGACGTGGAGAGCATGTACTACGCGTACTCCTTCGACCGCGAGCTGGTGCAGGAGTGGGAGTGGTCGGAGAAGTACTCGGCCCAGCCGGAGATCCTGCGCTACCTGCAGCACGTGGCCGACCGCCACGACCTGCGGCGCGACTTCACCTTCAACACCCAGGTCACCGCCGCCGCCTACGACGAGGCGTCGTCGCGGTGGACGGTGACCACCTCCGACGGCGACCAGGTCAGCGCCCGCTACTGCATCCTCGCGGTGGGCTGCCTGTCCTCGGCCAAGCTGCCGGAGATCCCCGGCCTGGAGCAGTTCCGCGGGCGCACCTTCCACACTGCCCACTGGCCGCACGAGGGGGTGGACTTCACCGGGCAGCGGGTAGGCGTCATCGGCACCGGCTCCTCCGGCATCCAGGTGATCCCGCTGGTGGCCGAGCAGGCTGAGCAGCTCACCGTCTTCCAGCGCACGGCCAACTTCGCCTTCGCGGCCTTCAACGGCCCCGCGGACCAGGACAAGGTCAGCACCATCAAGTCCGACTACCCCAGCGTGGTGGCGAACATCCGCTCCTCCTACGGCGGCATCCCGCCGACCAACCCGCCGACGTCGGCGCTGGAGGTCACCCCCGAGGAGCGGCAGCGTCGCTACGACGAGCGGTGGCGCCTGGGCCTGCTGAGCGGCCCGTTGCAGGCCTTCTACGACATCATGGTGGACCGGGCCGCCAACGAGACCGCGGCGGAGTACGTCCGCGAGCGGATCCGCGAGGCGGTCACCGACCCGGAGGTCGCGGAGGCGCTGTGCCCGCAGGGCTACGCCATCGGCACCAAGCGGCCGTGCCTGGGCACCCGCTACTACGAGACCTACAACCGGGACAACGTCACCCTGGTGAACCTGCGCCAGACACCGCTGGTGGCGATCACCGAGCGCGGCATCGCCACCACCGAAGGCGAGCACGAGCTGGACTCGCTGGTCTTCGCCACCGGCTTCGACGCGATGACCGGCCCGCTGCTGGCCATCGACATCACCGGCCGCGACGGTGCCACGCTGCGGGAGGAGTGGGCGTCGGGCCCGATCACCTACCTGGGCCTGGCCACCGCCGGCTTCCCCAACATGTTCCACCTCACCGGCCCGGG is from Rhodococcus sp. X156 and encodes:
- a CDS encoding amidohydrolase family protein → MSEHDLVIRGGSVVDGTGAPAFTADVAVRDGIVVEVGAVSGTGRQEIDADGAVVAPGFVDVHTHYDGQSTWDDRMQPSSWHGVTTAVMGNCGVGFAPVVPADHDRLIELMEGVEDIPGVALAEGLAWDWQSFPEYLDAVERRPHDIDLAAQVPHAAVRVRAMGARAAAHEMATGEEIALMAKLAAEGIEAGALGFSTSRTLNHKSISGELTPTYDAGMEELTAIAAAIGRTGKGVLQLVTDWDDDLGPDARLVRAMMEASGRPMSLSLAQSTTNPQKFREILRLIEQVNDDGYRLRAQVAARGIGIILGLDCTLNPFMYNPVWQSVSHLPLAEQAAQMASSDFRARVLAAQSGEENLTRIGGRIIGKFDLMFELADPPSYEPDPEDTVARRAARIGCTPEELAYDLLVADHGRGLLYSPFANYNAGSLDAVQEMMAHPYTVPGLSDGGAHVGTICDGSFPTTLLQHWVRDRDHGTFELPYIVARQSRATAELVGLLDRGLLKPGYKADVNVIDMAGLRLHKPEIRHDLPAGGRRMVQRVDGYRHTVVSGQETYRDGEAVGPLPGRLIRGAQPGPAARAQ
- a CDS encoding alpha/beta hydrolase, translated to MALDAATTDFIGLMAQAGGPPLHELSPAEARTKLAGLVPMFGTGPDVAEARTEQVPGPGGDLAVRVLVPHGRPRGVLVYFHGGGWVLGSLPEYEVLGRQLAARTGCTVAVVDYRLAPEHPYPAAVGDAWAALQWASATLASAGSGPAGLPLVVAGDSAGGNLAAIVSRHARDAGGPDVALQVLVYPVTDCDLESESYVDPANQGMLNRHTMAWFWNHYVTDEQRTHPDVSPLRAADLAGLAPAVVVTAEHDVLRTEGEAYASALAEAGVDVTHRRFDGQMHGFFTMVNLLPGSATAIDFVAEQVGAHLDQAGTAPTPESTGAQH
- a CDS encoding NAD(P)/FAD-dependent oxidoreductase; protein product: MAPAEVDAVVVGAGFSGLYMVHKLRGLGLSVRGFEAGADVGGTWYWNRYPGARCDVESMYYAYSFDRELVQEWEWSEKYSAQPEILRYLQHVADRHDLRRDFTFNTQVTAAAYDEASSRWTVTTSDGDQVSARYCILAVGCLSSAKLPEIPGLEQFRGRTFHTAHWPHEGVDFTGQRVGVIGTGSSGIQVIPLVAEQAEQLTVFQRTANFAFAAFNGPADQDKVSTIKSDYPSVVANIRSSYGGIPPTNPPTSALEVTPEERQRRYDERWRLGLLSGPLQAFYDIMVDRAANETAAEYVRERIREAVTDPEVAEALCPQGYAIGTKRPCLGTRYYETYNRDNVTLVNLRQTPLVAITERGIATTEGEHELDSLVFATGFDAMTGPLLAIDITGRDGATLREEWASGPITYLGLATAGFPNMFHLTGPGSPSVITNMAVSIEQHVEWVADAVAYLRDHGVAAIEADPQAQQEWTQHVQEVASYTLYPETDSWYTGSNVPGKPRVFMPYLGGVGLYRDKCQQVADDGYPGFVLTA